From the Bacteroidota bacterium genome, one window contains:
- a CDS encoding Fic family protein, protein MRRLNHYIHQLKDWPDFTWSNEELLFALGKVRNIQGKLMGKMEALGFSLREEAGLETLTLDVLKSTEIEGEFLDPGQVRSSVARHLGMDIAGLVPSARNIDGVVEMVLDATQKNKRPLTAQRLFSWHAALFPTGRSGMYKIVVGNWRKDTTGPMQVVSGPMGKERVHYEAPDSKMVGKEMNRFIKWFNAEQALDPVIKAGIAHLWFVTIHPFDDGNGRIARAIADMQLARADGSPQRFYSMSAQIRLERKKYYDILEQTQRGTMDVSKWLKWFLDCLTGSLNATDKTLARVLQKADFWKTHSATPFNDRQRSMLNKLWDRFEGKLTTSKWAKIAKCSGDTALRDIQDLMNKGILQREAGGGRSTGYELTVRS, encoded by the coding sequence ATGCGGAGATTAAATCACTATATACATCAACTGAAAGATTGGCCGGACTTTACCTGGAGCAATGAAGAATTGCTGTTTGCCCTTGGGAAAGTCAGGAATATACAGGGAAAATTAATGGGTAAAATGGAGGCGCTTGGCTTTTCTTTACGGGAAGAGGCCGGTCTGGAAACCCTCACACTGGATGTTTTAAAATCGACCGAAATAGAAGGGGAGTTCTTAGATCCCGGACAGGTTCGTTCTTCTGTTGCCAGGCATTTGGGTATGGATATAGCAGGGCTTGTGCCATCCGCCAGAAACATTGATGGAGTGGTGGAAATGGTACTTGATGCCACACAAAAAAATAAAAGGCCTTTAACGGCTCAAAGATTATTCAGCTGGCATGCAGCCCTGTTTCCGACAGGAAGAAGTGGAATGTATAAAATAGTTGTGGGTAATTGGCGAAAGGATACAACGGGCCCTATGCAGGTTGTATCAGGTCCCATGGGTAAAGAACGGGTACATTACGAGGCGCCTGATTCAAAAATGGTAGGTAAAGAAATGAACAGGTTTATAAAATGGTTCAACGCAGAGCAGGCTCTTGATCCCGTGATAAAAGCCGGAATCGCTCATTTGTGGTTTGTAACTATACATCCTTTTGATGATGGGAACGGCAGAATAGCCCGTGCCATTGCCGATATGCAGCTTGCCAGGGCCGATGGAAGTCCGCAGCGGTTTTATAGCATGTCCGCCCAGATACGTTTGGAACGAAAGAAATATTACGATATCCTGGAGCAAACCCAAAGAGGAACTATGGATGTCAGTAAATGGTTGAAATGGTTCCTGGATTGTTTAACCGGCTCCCTTAATGCGACAGATAAAACCCTCGCCAGAGTTTTGCAAAAGGCGGATTTTTGGAAAACTCATTCGGCTACCCCGTTCAACGACAGGCAACGATCAATGTTAAATAAACTTTGGGACAGATTTGAAGGTAAACTAACCACTTCTAAGTGGGCAAAAATCGCCAAATGCTCCGGTGATACTGCTTTGCGTGACATACAAGACCTGATGAATAAAGGCATACTGCAAAGAGAAGCCGGCGGCGGCAGGAGTACCGGTTATGAATTGACAGTTAGGTCTTGA